The following proteins come from a genomic window of Oncorhynchus masou masou isolate Uvic2021 chromosome 25, UVic_Omas_1.1, whole genome shotgun sequence:
- the kmt5ab gene encoding LOW QUALITY PROTEIN: lysine methyltransferase 5Ab (The sequence of the model RefSeq protein was modified relative to this genomic sequence to represent the inferred CDS: inserted 2 bases in 1 codon; deleted 1 base in 1 codon; substituted 2 bases at 2 genomic stop codons) — MEYCVLFSSRAESNAAQNRKVTDYYPIRKSSRKSKAELKNQXHDKNGVEEGLQFTQXAKHIEGKGRGIFAVRYFKKGKFVIEYHGDLLHLADAKXREALYAQDPGTGCYMYYFQYVSKTYCVDATKESTRLGRLLNHSKTGNFQTKLHDIDGITHLILVASRDIESEEELLYDYGDRSKESISAHTLLKY, encoded by the exons ATGGAATACTGTGTTCTCTTTTCATCCAGAGCAGAAAGCAATGCTGCCCAAAACAGGAAGGTCACAGATTATTATCCTATTAGA AAGAGTTCCAGAAAAAGCAAAGCTGAATTGAAG AATCAATGACATGATAAAAATGGAGTTGAAGAAGGACTGCAGTTTA CCCAATAGGCCAAACATATagaggggaagggaagaggaATATTTGCTGTCAGATATTTCAAGAAGGGAAAGTTTGTAATTGAGTATCATGGAGACTTGTTGCATCTGGCTGATGCAAA GAGAGAGGCTCTGTATGCCCAAGACCCTGGGACTGGCTGCTACATGTACTATTTCCAGTATGTCAGCAAAACATACT GTGTGGATGCTACAAAAGAATCAACTCGCCTGGGAAGGCTGCTAAACCACAGTAAAACTGGCAACTTCCAGACCAAACTCCATGACATAGATGGAATAACACATCTCATACTGGTGGCTTCCAGGGACATTGAGTCAGAGGAAGAGCTGCTTTATGACTATGGTGACCGCAGCAAGGAATCCATCTCGGCTCACACTTTGCTCAAATACTGA
- the mtrfr gene encoding mitochondrial translation release factor in rescue, whose product MSSRLFVNLIFQVTGKVTWGTSGRPPLFTVPPVGLAHVQTAGKKDYIDLPVLNEDELDEQFVRGSGPGGQATNKTSNCVVLRHIPTGIVVKCHQTRSVETNRKRARQIMREKLEVTYKGEESDILKNKKESIQRKQDKRKRANENLEKKRLFKEALMTDFKPGDDRG is encoded by the exons ATGTCGTCAAGATTATTCGTTAACCTGATCTTTCAAGTGACGGGGAAGGTAACATGGGGAACCTCAGGACGACCTCCACTTTTTACTGTGCCACCCGTTGGCTTGGCACATGTTCAGACCGCCGGTAAGAAAGATTACATTGATCTCCCTGTCCTAAATGAAGACGAGCTGGACGAGCAGTTTGTAAGAGGGTCTGGACCTGGTGGTCAGGCGACCAACAAAACCAGCAACTGTGTGGTGCTCAGGCACATCCCAACTGGCATTGTCGTTAAG TGCCATCAAACCAGATCGGTGGAAACAAACCGCAAAAGAGCTCGGCAGATAATGAGGGAGAAGCTTGAGGTCACCTACAAGGGAGAAGAGAGCGACATTCTGAAGAATAAGAAGGAGTCTATACAGAGGAAACAAGACAAGAGGAAAAGGGCAAACGAGAATTTGGAGAAGAAGAGACTTTTCAAAGAGGCTCTGATGACAGACTTCAAACCAGGGGATGACAGGGGATGA
- the rilpl2 gene encoding RILP-like protein 2: protein MEELSESSPALAFEKEAFELTVEDVYDISYVIGRDLLKISTTGEEVSDLQFKIVRVLEMFETLVNKYNLSLEELKMERDNLKSELDRIVRESSAGQEAQTLGPNKLVVDLKDPNRPRFTMQELKEVLQERNQLKAQLLVAQEELQLYKSGMLPQGEQAMVEVDLVSSSPSKPVPDTTDESKEEEPNEGMTTIRKLFSFRRK from the exons ATGGAAGAATTGAGCGAGTCTTCACCCGCTTTGGCGTTCGAGAAGGAAGCATTTGAGCTGACGGTGGAAGATGTTTATGACATTTCATACGTGATTGGCAGAGATTTGCTGAAAATAAGTACTACAGGTGAGGAAGTCTCCGATTTGCAATTCAAAATTGTCCGGGTTTTGGAGATGTTTGAAACGTTAGTGAATAAGTATAACCTGTCATTGGAGGAGCTGAAAATGGAACGAGACAACTTGAAGAGTGAACTGGATAGAATCGTGAGAGAAAGTTCTGCCGGGCAGGAAGCG CAAACACTAGGACCAAACAAACTGGTGGTGGACCTGAAAGATCCCAATAGACCACGCTTCACAATGCAGGAGCTGAAGGAGGTGCTTCAGGAGAGGAACCAGCTCAAGGCCCAGCTACTGGTGGCGCAAGAAGAGTTGCAACTCTACAAGAG TGGGATGCTGCCACAGGGTGAGCAAGCCATGGTAGAGGTTGACTTAGTATCTTCATCCCCTTCAAAACCTGTTCCTGACACAACAGATGAGTCTAAAGAAGAGGAACCTAACGAAGGAATGACCACCATCAGAAAGCT GTTTTCATTCAGACGGAAATAA